One window of Paenibacillus sp. FSL K6-3182 genomic DNA carries:
- a CDS encoding GNAT family N-acetyltransferase, with the protein MSITLRPLQLPEDYEQLAQLLNQVWSEPTTAENLHDADKKLYEIGHTWMDENGLLAGYDRERQVAVNEQGDIVGYAWTWRAPWTEPGYLCNTLVVSEPYRKQGIGQLLLAHIGKWALKIGASTLITEVWDDNEDAIQFAKRHAFVIERHAFQSVLTLGEHDGAQQPQFPSMPDLGALRFLTLADEPGEESEQKLYEIYKETLVDIPGYLGEVPDFVEWRKWYLKVDGYAPEQVIIAADGDRFVGVTNVLLNPQTNGMYHEYTGVSRAYRGRKIAFALKLKAIELAQQHQAAYIRTDNDSTNAPILSINRKLGYIPLRGSYRVLAPLQEVLSKLPIEVQQ; encoded by the coding sequence ATGTCCATTACACTACGCCCCTTGCAGCTGCCAGAGGACTACGAGCAGCTTGCACAATTGCTTAATCAAGTGTGGTCAGAACCGACGACTGCTGAGAACCTGCATGATGCAGATAAGAAGCTTTATGAGATTGGACATACATGGATGGATGAGAACGGACTGCTTGCCGGATACGATCGTGAGCGGCAGGTTGCAGTAAACGAGCAAGGCGATATTGTTGGCTACGCCTGGACCTGGCGGGCGCCTTGGACAGAGCCTGGCTACTTATGCAATACGCTTGTCGTATCAGAGCCTTATCGCAAGCAGGGAATCGGCCAATTGCTTTTAGCTCACATTGGAAAATGGGCTTTGAAAATCGGCGCTTCTACGCTCATTACTGAAGTATGGGACGATAATGAGGATGCGATTCAGTTTGCAAAGCGACATGCTTTTGTAATTGAACGCCATGCCTTCCAGTCCGTCCTTACACTTGGCGAACATGATGGAGCGCAACAACCACAATTTCCAAGCATGCCAGACCTTGGGGCGCTGCGCTTCCTAACGCTTGCCGATGAACCCGGTGAAGAAAGCGAACAGAAGCTGTATGAGATCTATAAAGAAACGCTGGTGGACATTCCCGGTTATCTTGGTGAAGTCCCTGATTTCGTCGAATGGCGCAAATGGTATTTGAAAGTAGACGGCTATGCGCCTGAGCAAGTGATTATCGCGGCTGACGGCGACCGCTTCGTAGGGGTTACTAATGTCCTGCTTAATCCACAAACAAACGGGATGTATCATGAATATACCGGCGTAAGCAGAGCTTATCGCGGCAGAAAGATTGCTTTTGCTTTAAAGCTCAAAGCGATTGAGCTTGCTCAGCAGCATCAAGCCGCATATATCCGTACAGATAATGACTCAACAAATGCACCTATTCTCAGCATTAATCGCAAGTTAGGTTATATACCTCTTCGCGGCTCTTATCGTGTCCTAGCTCCTCTTCAAGAGGTATTGAGTAAGTTGCCCATTGAAGTACAGCAATGA
- the cyoD gene encoding cytochrome o ubiquinol oxidase subunit IV, producing the protein MENHNTHSQDAHGSHGGSMKSYVIGFLFSIILTIIPLVVVMNDLLSKKAATLLILVTAVLQFAVQLIFFMHIRDEEKPRFNLMALIFGLVILLTIVAGSVWIMTYNAVAVAS; encoded by the coding sequence ATGGAAAACCATAACACACATTCGCAGGACGCACACGGGTCCCACGGCGGATCGATGAAGTCTTATGTGATCGGCTTCCTATTCTCCATCATTCTGACAATCATTCCGCTTGTCGTAGTAATGAATGACCTGCTCAGCAAAAAAGCTGCAACCCTGCTCATCCTTGTGACGGCAGTTCTGCAATTTGCTGTTCAGCTTATCTTCTTTATGCACATAAGGGATGAGGAGAAACCTCGATTCAACCTGATGGCGCTTATATTCGGCCTCGTTATTTTGCTGACGATCGTCGCAGGTTCTGTATGGATTATGACTTACAATGCCGTTGCCGTCGCTTCATAA
- the cyoC gene encoding cytochrome o ubiquinol oxidase subunit III has protein sequence MAHAVSTPAGAHGGHGAGHGGGHHDDHHDQESMKMFGFWLFLITDVILFGTLFATYVVLRLNTDGGPTGAELLEMNGIIISTFILLTSSFTSGIAVLEMNKGNKRGLILWLAITAVLGASFIYLEVNEFMHLVHEGANIGTSAYWSAFFVLVGTHGLHVSLGLVWMIALILQIRRRGITPVTKRKIGIISLYWHFLDVVWIFVFSIVYLMGVM, from the coding sequence ATGGCACATGCAGTTTCCACTCCAGCAGGAGCGCATGGCGGACACGGCGCTGGACACGGCGGCGGTCACCATGACGATCATCACGATCAAGAATCGATGAAAATGTTCGGCTTCTGGCTGTTTCTTATAACCGACGTTATTTTGTTCGGTACGTTATTTGCAACCTATGTCGTCCTCCGTCTCAACACTGACGGCGGACCGACAGGTGCCGAATTGCTTGAGATGAACGGTATTATCATTTCTACCTTCATTCTACTGACAAGCAGCTTTACAAGCGGTATAGCCGTTCTTGAAATGAACAAAGGCAACAAGCGCGGCCTTATACTTTGGCTCGCCATTACAGCAGTGCTCGGCGCTTCATTTATCTATCTTGAAGTAAATGAGTTCATGCATTTGGTGCACGAAGGCGCTAATATCGGAACGAGTGCCTACTGGTCAGCCTTCTTCGTTCTCGTCGGCACACACGGACTTCACGTATCGCTCGGCTTAGTCTGGATGATTGCACTGATTCTTCAGATTAGACGCCGCGGCATTACACCCGTTACGAAGCGCAAAATAGGCATCATCAGCTTGTACTGGCATTTTCTGGACGTCGTATGGATTTTCGTATTCTCAATCGTTTATTTGATGGGGGTGATGTAG
- a CDS encoding cbb3-type cytochrome c oxidase subunit I, with protein MLDKIKDFASEFFVTGDPLILGAQVSIGLSVVAIIFTLTFFKKWRWLWTEWLTSVDHKKIGIMYIIASILMLFRGGVDALLMRVQLAAPEVEFLQPDHYNQIFTTHGVIMILFMAMPLMFGLFNIVVPLQIGARDVAFPFLNSLSFWMFFFGAMLFNVSFIIGGSPDAGWLAYPPLSELSGSPGLGQDFYIWGIQISGIGSLATGINFIVTILKMRAPGMKLMQMPMFVWSVLSSCVTIIFAFPILTVTLFLLFIDRYLGAHFFTLDGGGNPMMYINLIWMWGHPEVYIVILPAFGIFSEIVSAFSKKKLFGYKSMVFALMSISFFSFFTWAHHFFTMGSGANVNAFFALTTMIIAIPTGVKIFNWLFTMYRGRIRFTTPMMWTVAFIPCFVVGGMTGVLLSVAPADFQFHNSYFLIAHFHQVLIGGVVFGYFAGLYYWWPKMFGFRLHEGLGKWAFWFWNIGFYVCFMPQYALGLMGMTRRFNEYDFDMGWQPLNVVSTVGAFLMGIAFIFQVWQIAHSIKFFKKEKDGDAWDGRTLEWSIPSPAPLYNFARLPQVTSQDEWWEEKQRIANGQPAKPLAPLEPIHMPKNSGIPFIMSICWFIAGFGFVWDWLWMAIPGLVGVAVCMLVRSFSYDTDYYIPVDEIERTEAALRGTK; from the coding sequence ATGTTAGACAAAATTAAAGATTTCGCGTCCGAATTTTTCGTCACAGGCGATCCGCTTATTTTAGGGGCTCAAGTATCCATCGGCCTGTCGGTTGTGGCGATTATATTCACGCTTACCTTTTTCAAAAAATGGCGCTGGCTTTGGACGGAATGGCTGACCAGCGTCGATCATAAGAAGATCGGTATTATGTATATCATCGCATCTATTCTTATGCTATTCCGCGGCGGCGTTGATGCGCTGCTCATGCGTGTTCAGCTCGCAGCTCCTGAAGTGGAGTTTTTGCAGCCGGATCACTATAACCAAATCTTTACGACGCACGGCGTAATCATGATTTTGTTTATGGCGATGCCGCTTATGTTCGGTTTATTCAATATCGTCGTTCCACTGCAAATTGGTGCCCGCGACGTTGCATTCCCGTTCTTGAACTCCCTTAGCTTCTGGATGTTCTTCTTCGGTGCCATGCTGTTTAACGTTTCCTTCATTATCGGCGGTTCACCTGATGCTGGATGGCTCGCTTATCCGCCGCTCTCTGAGCTGTCAGGAAGTCCGGGACTCGGACAGGACTTCTATATATGGGGTATTCAAATCTCAGGTATCGGTTCATTGGCTACAGGTATTAACTTTATCGTTACGATTCTAAAAATGCGTGCACCAGGCATGAAGCTCATGCAAATGCCGATGTTCGTATGGTCTGTTTTGTCGTCATGTGTAACTATTATCTTCGCATTCCCAATTTTGACTGTTACCTTGTTCCTATTGTTCATCGACCGTTATCTGGGTGCTCACTTCTTTACGCTCGACGGCGGGGGCAACCCGATGATGTATATCAACCTCATCTGGATGTGGGGACATCCTGAAGTATATATTGTTATCTTGCCGGCTTTTGGTATTTTCTCTGAAATTGTTTCGGCTTTCTCGAAGAAAAAATTGTTCGGTTATAAGTCAATGGTATTCGCGCTTATGTCGATCAGCTTCTTCTCCTTCTTTACATGGGCGCATCACTTCTTCACAATGGGCTCAGGCGCCAACGTCAATGCTTTCTTCGCTTTGACTACGATGATTATCGCAATACCGACCGGGGTTAAAATATTCAACTGGCTGTTTACGATGTATCGAGGCCGAATTAGGTTTACGACTCCAATGATGTGGACGGTAGCATTTATTCCCTGCTTCGTTGTCGGTGGGATGACCGGGGTGCTCTTGTCTGTCGCACCTGCTGACTTCCAGTTCCACAACAGTTACTTCCTGATCGCGCATTTCCATCAGGTGCTTATTGGCGGCGTTGTGTTCGGTTACTTCGCAGGCCTTTACTACTGGTGGCCAAAAATGTTCGGCTTCCGTTTGCATGAAGGTCTTGGCAAATGGGCATTCTGGTTCTGGAACATCGGCTTCTATGTTTGTTTCATGCCGCAATACGCACTTGGCTTAATGGGTATGACGCGTCGTTTCAACGAATATGACTTCGATATGGGCTGGCAGCCTTTGAACGTCGTCTCTACTGTTGGAGCATTCTTGATGGGTATCGCGTTTATTTTCCAAGTATGGCAAATCGCTCACAGCATCAAGTTTTTCAAGAAAGAAAAGGATGGCGATGCATGGGATGGCCGTACGCTAGAATGGTCGATTCCATCACCTGCGCCGCTCTATAACTTTGCTCGCTTGCCACAGGTTACTAGCCAAGACGAGTGGTGGGAAGAAAAGCAGCGCATTGCGAATGGTCAGCCTGCTAAACCACTTGCGCCGCTTGAACCGATTCATATGCCGAAAAATTCAGGTATTCCATTCATTATGTCGATCTGCTGGTTTATTGCAGGCTTCGGCTTCGTATGGGATTGGCTATGGATGGCCATACCAGGTCTAGTCGGCGTAGCCGTATGTATGCTTGTTCGTTCGTTCTCTTACGATACCGATTATTACATTCCGGTGGATGAGATTGAACGTACGGAAGCAGCGTTAAGGGGGACAAAATAA
- the cyoA gene encoding ubiquinol oxidase subunit II, translated as MRPFLRMLTPALIMLMAVMLSGCGEQFIVLDPKGPIGESQKDLIYFSTILCAVIIVPVLILTAVIVWRYRDKPGSKASYKPNWEHSTKLEITWWSIPIVAILVLAIVTVKYTYALEPSKPIESAKAPITIQVTSLDWKWLFKYPEEDIATVNYLKIPEDTPIRFQLTSDTAMNSFWVPQLGGQIYSMSGMAMTLFLQADEQGSYYGSGANFTGKDFAKMTFKVDATSEEDYKAWVSEVKASSPELTMEGFEKLTEPGPSNVQLFSSFPEGLFNKIVTQYVKGDGSAHQHHGGAATEPAAGTDKESITADTSETQKETKSKPDLNAHIHAGH; from the coding sequence ATGAGACCGTTTCTTCGTATGCTGACACCCGCACTGATTATGCTAATGGCCGTTATGCTTTCCGGCTGCGGCGAGCAATTCATCGTGCTCGATCCGAAAGGGCCAATCGGCGAGTCTCAGAAAGATTTGATTTATTTTTCAACCATTCTGTGTGCGGTTATTATCGTGCCCGTACTTATCCTGACAGCTGTTATCGTCTGGCGGTACCGTGATAAGCCCGGCAGTAAAGCTTCCTATAAGCCTAACTGGGAGCACAGCACGAAGCTAGAGATTACCTGGTGGAGTATTCCGATTGTAGCGATCCTTGTTCTTGCTATAGTCACCGTCAAATACACGTATGCGCTCGAGCCTTCCAAACCGATTGAGTCGGCTAAGGCGCCAATTACGATTCAGGTTACTTCACTTGATTGGAAATGGTTGTTTAAATATCCAGAAGAGGATATTGCGACCGTCAACTATTTGAAGATTCCTGAAGATACGCCGATTAGATTCCAGTTAACATCGGATACGGCGATGAACTCCTTCTGGGTTCCACAACTCGGCGGACAAATTTATTCCATGTCAGGGATGGCAATGACCTTATTCCTACAGGCTGATGAGCAAGGCAGCTATTATGGCTCCGGTGCTAACTTCACAGGAAAAGATTTTGCCAAAATGACATTCAAGGTGGATGCTACGTCTGAAGAGGACTATAAAGCTTGGGTAAGCGAGGTTAAAGCATCGTCGCCTGAACTGACAATGGAAGGGTTCGAGAAGCTTACTGAACCAGGTCCTTCTAATGTGCAGTTGTTCTCCAGCTTCCCTGAAGGATTGTTCAATAAAATTGTAACGCAATATGTAAAAGGCGACGGCAGCGCTCACCAGCATCATGGTGGAGCCGCAACAGAGCCCGCCGCAGGAACGGATAAAGAATCCATTACAGCGGATACGTCTGAGACGCAAAAAGAAACGAAAAGCAAACCAGATTTAAATGCTCATATTCATGCGGGTCATTAA
- a CDS encoding PBP1A family penicillin-binding protein, with product MKKNSNQQGKLRRRPAFPFITERFLPQFLKMKKWLRWAAAAFTLFILILAGTLIFLRTQSLPVTAISQTSQMLDLHGNVIDTFHAGENRRSVQLSDISHYVIEATLAIEDRRFYDHRGFDMKGMARAVMVNVQSFSARQGASTLTQQLARNLYLTHERTWQRKLKEAMYTVQLEMNYSKDEILGMYLNQIYYGHGSYGIEAAAMMYFNKHASELTLAESAMLAGIPKGPKYYSPYLNMKNAKDRQLTILQAMLEGGSITSEQADAAYKEMLSFQTLGSGDQEGFAPYFRDYIRYIAVDKLGINEHLLNEGGITIYTTLDPSAQATAEEVIAKGFPENSEQQAALIAIDPRTGYIKAMVGGRNYKNNQYNRVFAKTRQPGSSFKPFLYLTALQSGFMSPVTRYKSEPTVFTYDEGRKTYEPRNYGDKYLNELIDMRQALASSDNIYAVNTIMTVGADKVIETAKKLGIESPMKPVPSLALGTFPVSPFEMASAFGTFANGGIHMEPVAILRIEDRKGQVLYEAKQKSVQAITPAEAYVMTSLMESVFEEGGTGFRVSSIIKRPIAGKTGTTPTDAWLVGYTPELATAVWVGYDKDRKLTVAEAYRAAPIFAKFTEQALTAIPPKIFPIPEGIVNVYIDPTSGKLAESSCPHRRLETFISGTEPTDVCGEPAGAGNNDSDATQNGSGTAGRRSWWNDLKRWWTD from the coding sequence ATGAAAAAAAATTCCAACCAGCAGGGTAAGCTGCGCCGCAGGCCTGCTTTTCCATTTATAACCGAGAGGTTCCTTCCCCAATTTCTGAAAATGAAGAAATGGTTGAGATGGGCAGCTGCCGCATTCACCCTTTTCATACTCATCTTGGCCGGTACACTTATCTTCTTACGTACGCAATCGCTGCCAGTCACTGCGATTAGCCAAACATCTCAAATGCTTGATTTGCATGGCAATGTCATCGATACGTTTCATGCTGGAGAGAACCGCCGTTCTGTACAGCTATCCGACATTTCGCATTATGTAATTGAAGCAACCTTAGCTATTGAGGATCGCCGCTTCTATGATCATCGCGGCTTCGATATGAAGGGAATGGCGCGAGCCGTTATGGTTAACGTCCAAAGCTTCTCGGCACGCCAAGGCGCAAGCACGCTTACTCAGCAGCTCGCACGTAATCTATATTTGACGCATGAGCGAACCTGGCAGCGCAAGCTGAAGGAAGCGATGTACACGGTTCAGCTTGAAATGAATTACTCCAAGGACGAAATTCTGGGCATGTATTTGAATCAAATTTATTATGGCCACGGCTCCTATGGTATTGAAGCAGCGGCGATGATGTACTTCAATAAACACGCTTCCGAGCTCACGCTTGCAGAAAGCGCGATGCTTGCCGGCATTCCGAAGGGCCCTAAGTATTATTCGCCGTACCTTAACATGAAGAATGCAAAGGACCGCCAGCTTACTATTTTACAGGCGATGCTTGAAGGCGGCTCAATTACATCCGAGCAGGCCGATGCCGCTTATAAGGAAATGCTGAGCTTCCAGACACTTGGCTCTGGCGACCAGGAAGGGTTTGCGCCTTATTTTCGCGATTATATCAGGTATATTGCTGTCGACAAGCTAGGTATTAATGAACATTTGCTGAATGAGGGCGGAATTACCATCTATACAACGCTTGATCCGTCCGCGCAAGCAACGGCTGAAGAGGTCATTGCAAAGGGCTTTCCCGAAAACTCTGAGCAGCAGGCGGCGCTCATTGCTATAGACCCGCGCACCGGATATATCAAAGCGATGGTTGGCGGAAGAAATTATAAGAACAACCAATATAATCGAGTGTTTGCAAAGACGCGCCAACCCGGCTCCTCCTTTAAGCCTTTCTTATATTTAACCGCCTTGCAAAGTGGTTTTATGTCACCTGTTACCCGTTATAAAAGTGAACCAACTGTATTCACTTATGATGAGGGACGGAAGACGTATGAACCGCGCAACTACGGTGACAAGTATTTGAATGAGCTGATTGATATGAGACAGGCGCTGGCCAGCTCGGACAATATTTATGCGGTTAACACCATCATGACCGTCGGAGCTGATAAAGTTATTGAAACGGCAAAGAAGCTGGGAATTGAAAGTCCGATGAAGCCGGTCCCTTCACTTGCGCTTGGCACCTTTCCAGTCAGCCCATTCGAAATGGCTTCTGCATTTGGCACTTTCGCAAACGGCGGCATCCACATGGAGCCGGTTGCGATTCTCCGCATTGAGGATCGCAAGGGACAGGTATTATATGAAGCGAAACAAAAATCAGTGCAAGCCATCACCCCAGCCGAAGCCTATGTTATGACCAGTTTAATGGAGAGTGTATTTGAAGAAGGCGGAACAGGTTTCCGCGTATCTTCTATTATTAAGCGGCCGATAGCAGGCAAGACGGGTACGACCCCAACAGATGCATGGCTCGTTGGGTATACGCCTGAACTAGCGACAGCAGTGTGGGTAGGTTACGATAAGGATCGCAAATTAACCGTTGCCGAGGCTTACCGCGCTGCTCCCATTTTCGCAAAATTTACGGAGCAAGCGCTGACTGCCATACCGCCGAAGATTTTCCCGATTCCGGAAGGCATCGTGAACGTGTATATCGATCCGACAAGCGGCAAGCTTGCAGAAAGCAGCTGTCCGCACAGACGATTAGAAACCTTCATCAGCGGAACGGAGCCGACTGATGTATGCGGCGAGCCTGCGGGTGCAGGAAATAACGACAGTGACGCCACTCAAAATGGATCTGGTACAGCAGGACGACGCTCTTGGTGGAATGACTTGAAACGCTGGTGGACAGACTAA